The Faecalibaculum rodentium genome segment CAGATTGGCCGTGGGGAACCGGTGCAGGATACAGCCCGCGTGCTGTCCAGGTATCTGGATGGCATCATGATCCGCACCTATGAACAGAAAGAAGTGGAGGATCTGGCAAAGTACGGCAGCATTCCCGTGATCAACGGACTGACCGACTACAGCCACCCCTGCCAGGTCCTGGCCGATCTCATGACGATCCGGGAACACTACGGTTCCCTGAAGGGACTCAAGATGGCCTACATCGGGGACGGCAACAACATGGCCAACTCTCTGATCGTGGGAGCCCTGAAATCCGGCATGGACATGGCCTGCGCAACACCGGAAGGATACCGCCCGGATGAAAAGGTGCTGGAATTCGCCAAAAACTATGGTGACCACTTCACACTGACAGATGATCCTGTCCAGGCGGTGAAGGGTGCAGATGTTGTCGTGACCGACACCTGGGCATCCATGGGGCAGGAAGACGAGAAGGAAGAACGAAAAAAAGCCTTTGCAGGCTACCAGGTCAACCGCGCCCTGATGAAACATGCGAAGAATGGTGCCATGGTGCTGCACTGTCTGCCCGCGTACCGGGAGCAGGAAATCACTGAAGAGGTGTTTGAACAGCATGCGGATGAGATCTTCGAAGAAGCGGAGAACCGCCTCCATGCACAGAAGGCCGTCATGGTCACATTGATGAAAGACTGATGTCCATTCCCGGACCGTTCTGTTTCACAGACGAAGCAAAGCGGTCCTTTTCTGATGCGCAGACAGGAGAAAGTGTGTTACATCTGTAGTTAGAGTAAAATAACTTCATTGGATGCCACGGCCTTCTGTTCATCTGCAGGATGAAGCCGGCTGGCTGCGGCAATCAAGGACTGACAGAAAAGAGGAGAATGCGGAATGCGAAAAATCACTGTAAAAATTGAAGGAATGATATGTCCCATGTGCGAGTCGCATATCTGTGATGCGATCAGGAAGTCGTTTCTGGTCCGCAAAGTCACGGCATCGCGCAAAGCCGGCGAAGCTGTGATCCTGGCAGATGAGCCAGTCAGTCATGAGGCATTGAAGCGGGCGGTCGACAGCACGGGTTACAGGGTTCTGCAGGTCAGAGAAGAACCCTGGCAAAAGCGAAGCCTGTTTCACCGCAGCTGAGGTCCTGACCAGATGGCGTCTGACTACAGTTTCCTTGTGCCCGTTTCCGGAAACCGGTACCATGAATGTAGCAGGGCACTCTCGGCCTGCATCAGGAAAGAGAGGGAGCAGCATGAGTCTGACAGTCAATTTGTATTACACAGGGGAACACGGAAGCGCCCGGGAGTTTGTCAGGGAAATGGAAGGAAGCGGAATCGCCGCAGCGATCCGTGCTGAGTCCGGCAACGAGAAGTATGACTATTTCCAGTCCCTGAATGATCCCGAAACCATTCTGCTGATTGACCAGTGGCGCGACCAGAAAGCTTTGGACGATCATCATGCTTCGCCCATGATGGCACAGCTGGCCGCACTCCGGGACAAGTACAATCTGCATATGCGGGTGGAACGCTATCGTGACGCCGAAGAGAATCCGGCGGACGAAGCCTTTATGCGAAAATAATAAAAACTGTATGCCATTTGACTACAAAAAAGAATACAGAGAATACTACCTGCCCAAAAAGAAGCCTTCCATTGTCACCATTCCGCCCATGTATTTTGCGTCAGTCTGCGGTCAGGGAGATCCAAATGAGGAAAACGGGGTATACAAGGAAGCCATCGGCAAGCTGTATGCCGTCGCCTACACCATCAAGATGAGCAAAAAAGGAACCCATCACATGGAAGGATATTTTGACTATATTGTCCCGCCTCTGGAGGGGTTCTGGTGGCAGGAGGGCATCGGCGAAATCGACTTTTCCGACAAGGCAGGATTTCGCTGGATTTCCGTGATCCGGCTGCCGGATTTTGTGACCGAAGAAGAGTTTGGATGGGCCCTGAATGAGGCTGCATCGAAAAAGCAGCTGGATCTTTCCGATGTCCGGATTCTGAGAATTGACGAAGGTCTCTGCGTCCAGTGTCTGCACACGGGACCCTATGACCTGGAGCCGGAAACCATCCGGGAGATGGATGCCTTTGCCCGCGGGATGGGATATGAACCGGATTTCGAAAACGGCCGTCATCACCATGAGATCTACCTGAGCGATCCCAGGAGAACGGGACCCGAAAAGCTGAAAACTGTCATCCGGCACCCGATACGGCAGAAACGGGACTGACATGAAAAAGCAGCCGCTGCTGCAGAAGAGGGAAATACTCCCCTGATTCTGCAGTCCGGCTGCTTTCTGCTGTTCTGTTTCTCTGAAGGGATTCGCTCCCGGCAACCAGGAATCGGGGATCTGTATATACAGTCAGTTACCGTTGAGCTGTCTTCCGGTTGTCTCTGCAGTGGATCCGGCTGCGGCCATGGCAAACTGACGGCCGAAAGCCTCACAGTCAGCCACTGTATCCCGGTCGGGGTTCCACAAAATGCCCAGCGGATCGGATACCATCTCAAAACCGGATTTCTGCAGATGGTCGTGAATCTGTTTTGGTCCTTCGCCGCTCCAGCCGTAGCTGCCGAATGCTGCGGCTTTTTTCTTCTTGAACCGGAGTCCGCGGATCATTTCCAGCAGCCCGGCAATCGCATGGGAAATCCCATAGTTGATTGTTGGCGAACCCACAAGAACCGCTTTCGAGCTGAAAATCTCCGTCAGAATGTCGTTTTTGTCATCCTTCGCAGCGTTCATCAGCTTCACCTTCACATCCGGATCGGCAGACTCGATGCCCCTGGCGATGGCTTGGGCCATCTGGCGGGTGGAATTCCACATCGTATCATAGACGATGGTGATCTGGTTTTCCTGGTACGCATCTGCCCACTCCAGATACTGCTGCACAATGCCTGCAGGATTCTGGTCCCAGATGATGCCATGACTCGGGCAGATCATGTTCAAGGGAAGGTTCATTTCCAGGATTTCACGAATCTTGCGGGTGACCTGCGGGCTGTACAGCGTCAGGATGTTTGCATAGTACTTCTTTGCTTCCCGCATCACTTCATCCATATCCGCAGTGGATTCCAGCAGAGACTCCGTGGCGTAATGCTGTCCGAATCCATCGTTGGAAAACAGAATGTTGTCCCCGGACATGTAGGTAAACATCGTATCCGGCCAGTGCAGCATGGGGGCTTCCACAAAGGTCAGCCTGCAGCTGTCCAGATCGAGGGTATCCCCGGTTTTCACCGTGACGTAATTCCAGTCCTGGTGGTAAAGCCCCCGCAGGATCTGTTCCCCTTTCTTTGTACAGTAAATGGGAACATCCGGGATTTCCCGCATCAGCTCCGGAAGGGCGCCGCTGTGATCGTTTTCGTTGTGGTTCATCACAATGGCATCGATGTCCTTCAAGTCGATTTCTTCCTTCAGCCTCGTAACAAATTCTTTGTCATACGGCCCCCAGACTGTGTCGATCAGGACATTTTTTCCATCCCGGACCAGCCAGGCGTTGTAGCTGGATCCTTTGTGTGTGGAGTATTCATCGCCATGGAACGATTTGAGTTCCCAGTCTGTTTTCCCCACCCATGTGACTTTGTCTGTGATTTTCTTTCCCATATTCGAGACCTCCATGTTTCAGAATCACTCTACGGAAGGGATGCAGCAGCTTCCATCCAGATGACCTCCCAAATCCTGTGTACCGCAACTGGCTCCTTCACCGATTCTGTACAAATCCCGGGCCAAACTGTACAATCAATATGATCATCAAAGGAGCAGATATCAATGTATAAACGGGTATTACTGAAGCTGAGCGGCGAAGCGTTGGCCGGTGACGGACAGGCACTGGACGCAAAGACTCTCAGGCGTCTGGCAAAGGAACTGAAGAGGATCCAGGAGTCCGGTGTTGAACTGGCCATCGTTGTCGGCGGCGGCAACTTCATCCGCGGAAAAATGATGGCGGAAATGGGCATGAACCGGGCACAGGCCGATTACATGGGCATGCTGGGAACAGTCATCAATGCGCTGGCTGTGCAGAATGCCCTGGAGCAGGAAGGCGTGGATACACGTGTCCAGACAGCCGTGGAAATGCAGAAAGTGGCAGAACCCTATATTCTGCGTCGGGCCCTGCGTCACCTGGAAAAGGGCCGCATCGTGATTTTCGGTGCCGGCACCGGTTCTCCGTATTTCTCCACGGATACGACAGCCGCTCTTCGGGCATCCGAAATCGGCGCAGATGTCATTCTCATGGCGAAAAACGGAGTGGATGGTGTCTATGATTCGGATCCGAAGAAGAATCCGGATGCAAAGAAATTCCAGGAGCTTTCCTATATGGATGTCCTGAACAAGGGACTGCAGGTCATGGATTCCACGGCGATTTCCATGTGCATGGACAATGATATCGACCTGGTTGTCTTTAACATGAACGAGGAAGGCAACATTGAAAAAGCAGTGAAGGGAGAAGCCGACGGCACTGTGATCAGCAAGTCGGCACAGGTAACAGCATGAGTGAATATCTTGAACGCGCAGAAGAAAAAATGATGACAGTCATCGAAAACCTGGAAGGAAACTTTGCCACGATCCGCACAGGACGTGCCAACGCAAAGATCCTGGACCGGGTGCGGGTGGATTATTACGGCGAACCGATGCCCATCAACCAGATTGCACGGATTTCCGTCGTGGAAGGCACACAGCTGGTGATCAAGCCCTATGACCGTACACAGGTCAAGCCGATCACTCACGCCATTTCTGCCGCAAACCTGGGTCTGACACCGCAGGCGGAAGCGGATGCCATCCGCATTCTCGTACCGCAGCTGACGGAAGACCGCCGCAAGCAGCTGGCCAAAGAAGCCCAGAAATACGGGGAAGAAGCCAAGGTGGCTGTGCGGAATGTCCGCAGAGA includes the following:
- the argF gene encoding ornithine carbamoyltransferase, with protein sequence MEDMKHLLTLMDLDDQEIVQLLDLADQLKYEKKHGIAHPHLKGKSIGLIFQKASTRTRVSFETGMHQLGGQALFLSSRDLQIGRGEPVQDTARVLSRYLDGIMIRTYEQKEVEDLAKYGSIPVINGLTDYSHPCQVLADLMTIREHYGSLKGLKMAYIGDGNNMANSLIVGALKSGMDMACATPEGYRPDEKVLEFAKNYGDHFTLTDDPVQAVKGADVVVTDTWASMGQEDEKEERKKAFAGYQVNRALMKHAKNGAMVLHCLPAYREQEITEEVFEQHADEIFEEAENRLHAQKAVMVTLMKD
- a CDS encoding heavy-metal-associated domain-containing protein, which encodes MRKITVKIEGMICPMCESHICDAIRKSFLVRKVTASRKAGEAVILADEPVSHEALKRAVDSTGYRVLQVREEPWQKRSLFHRS
- a CDS encoding putative quinol monooxygenase, encoding MSLTVNLYYTGEHGSAREFVREMEGSGIAAAIRAESGNEKYDYFQSLNDPETILLIDQWRDQKALDDHHASPMMAQLAALRDKYNLHMRVERYRDAEENPADEAFMRK
- a CDS encoding GyrI-like domain-containing protein, with amino-acid sequence MPFDYKKEYREYYLPKKKPSIVTIPPMYFASVCGQGDPNEENGVYKEAIGKLYAVAYTIKMSKKGTHHMEGYFDYIVPPLEGFWWQEGIGEIDFSDKAGFRWISVIRLPDFVTEEEFGWALNEAASKKQLDLSDVRILRIDEGLCVQCLHTGPYDLEPETIREMDAFARGMGYEPDFENGRHHHEIYLSDPRRTGPEKLKTVIRHPIRQKRD
- a CDS encoding anaerobic nitric oxide reductase flavorubredoxin, with product MGKKITDKVTWVGKTDWELKSFHGDEYSTHKGSSYNAWLVRDGKNVLIDTVWGPYDKEFVTRLKEEIDLKDIDAIVMNHNENDHSGALPELMREIPDVPIYCTKKGEQILRGLYHQDWNYVTVKTGDTLDLDSCRLTFVEAPMLHWPDTMFTYMSGDNILFSNDGFGQHYATESLLESTADMDEVMREAKKYYANILTLYSPQVTRKIREILEMNLPLNMICPSHGIIWDQNPAGIVQQYLEWADAYQENQITIVYDTMWNSTRQMAQAIARGIESADPDVKVKLMNAAKDDKNDILTEIFSSKAVLVGSPTINYGISHAIAGLLEMIRGLRFKKKKAAAFGSYGWSGEGPKQIHDHLQKSGFEMVSDPLGILWNPDRDTVADCEAFGRQFAMAAAGSTAETTGRQLNGN
- the pyrH gene encoding UMP kinase encodes the protein MYKRVLLKLSGEALAGDGQALDAKTLRRLAKELKRIQESGVELAIVVGGGNFIRGKMMAEMGMNRAQADYMGMLGTVINALAVQNALEQEGVDTRVQTAVEMQKVAEPYILRRALRHLEKGRIVIFGAGTGSPYFSTDTTAALRASEIGADVILMAKNGVDGVYDSDPKKNPDAKKFQELSYMDVLNKGLQVMDSTAISMCMDNDIDLVVFNMNEEGNIEKAVKGEADGTVISKSAQVTA
- the frr gene encoding ribosome recycling factor is translated as MSEYLERAEEKMMTVIENLEGNFATIRTGRANAKILDRVRVDYYGEPMPINQIARISVVEGTQLVIKPYDRTQVKPITHAISAANLGLTPQAEADAIRILVPQLTEDRRKQLAKEAQKYGEEAKVAVRNVRRDCNDWIKKDKELPEDEAKALTAETQKLTDRYIKDIDGLVKAKKDEILAV